The genomic DNA CGGACATCACCGCCTAACATCACCTGAACTGCCAATGAATCGACTTTGATAACGGTGTATTTGCAGTTGTAAAATCATTTGCCACCCCCAGCACACCATTCCATGTCATTAAGAGGACTTGGGGGCAAATCCAGAAAACCCAGTGTGAGATGGACATCTGCAAGATAAATATGGAGGAGGTTGGGGCTCCACTCTCCTGTCTAGTTAGCATCTCCAGCCCTCCTCCTAAGAaatatctgtctgtttttgaGCCAACGGTGGCATACTACAGCTGGCTTGGTCGGGTCACGGTCAGCTTTGATACTAAGAAAATAACTTGACATTTGCGAAGCCCCGTCAGTCCTGCATCCATAAGTATGTTGCCAACTGGCATTTATTTCAGACCGATCAGGACTTTTTAGGAAAACTAGATGTCTTGAAGCAGATGAAGGAACCATGCTGTTCAGTGAAGACATAGAAGGTGcagcggaggaggaggaaggagcgCATTATCCACCTACAGACAAAACACTTGTCTACCACATCTACCACAATAAGAAACTCCCAGCAGTTCTTCCCCGTGACAGTCCACACCAGCTCATTCCCGTCTGCCTTAATCCCACCtgaaacattttgcacagaatgTCCGGACAATGCTGAGTGAACTAGCACTCATCACGTCCAAGGCAAAGATTGTTTCCATGACatatgtcataaagggaaggtCCTTCTTTTATTGTGCACCTGCTGTTTGAGGGTGTGTGTATTATTATGCTGGTTTTAGAAGAGCCAATAGATATTGTGATAAGGAGATTGAATGACACTCAAATCAAATCATGACAATCACCCCTTGGTATAACATCAGTGCAAACATGTTATTGTGGCTCTTATTCTTCCCCTTAGTTTTACTCTTAAAGCCGCATAGGTTCATGTTTCATCCATCTCTTCAATTAAATTAACCCTGAACAGGAATTTCAGTGTACAGCAAGTGGTGCAGTAGGTATGGCCTGGTGTACAGATACCAGGAGTGGTCTGATGGTATCCACAACTTTGATGATCTCACACTATTGTCTCTTGTCTCACCTTTGTGTCTTCCTGCGAAACACTGGTAGGAAAATCATTTATTCAATAAGTCTTtgattcactcactcacttcaCTGACAGATCAGTTGAATTTCAAACATATAATGTCAATGTTGATTTTGCAGACTCCCCAGGCTGTTGGTACTGTTATCGAGGCGCTTGAAAAAACATCAGGTAAACGTTACCCATCAGCGCAAAGAATTCTACAGGCTTACCTGACCTTTGAAGCTCTTTGTGACCACAGCTACACATTTGCGGCTTCATGCGGCTATCATCCTGTGACTGTGGTTATGGACCTGCACAAGAAAGGAGTATTTAGTATGTctggtaagtgtgtgtgtgtgtgtgtgtgtgtgtgtgtgtgtgtgtgtgtgtgtgtgtgtgtgtgtgtgtgtgtgtgtgtgtgtgtttgaagcaCCACATATTCAACTTGCACAGTGTATGGTATGACGGTAATTTTCTTGAAAGTGAGCAGTATTGAGAAACCACCAGCAGATAGGATATATtggtacaatagcattaacagtgacactatgatatttaggaactgatattgtttttaatactaAATACTAGAGAAAGAAGACTATATTAATGGTAAAGAATAGAGAGCTTCAGATACCTTACTAGGCGagctatttcttgtatttcactcgtttacactagctagactattgttttctatagccaactcaaatattcctttatctttacctcaagtaaatgtagctaagtgaagcaagtaaaagtcactaacaacaacttacaatttcactctgtatcactcactgaGTGTGCGGtagcaagtccagaccaaagatttgcgacgagacaagATAAATCCTGCAGCTATTTGCAACGCAGCGGTCAGCagcattctgaaagctgccagtttaaaccaatgagaagagACAAAACGGTGTATCAACTTCACAGCcattgactctttgtacttctgtctaacttttgactttctggcttttttgtagctggatatattatttgttgtttctaataTAGAATTTGGATAACATTaatgatagtgagatacttgctacagttgcattttgaGTCATAAATCGgcgaaacattttatttctctgatttactgctttgttttaatgctgcctggcgctctctctcttcagtaactctctacctcgctcgtccacataCCGTTACCGTGCAAGCAGCCGCTCGTAagcctctctctaaaacactgccatttcgaccagttgacagttcgtgaaataaaaataaaacagactgcagtgcacgacgacaccaacagatgaatggtgaaggaagattgattccacgtagtgagtgatacagagtgcactttaaaaaaaaataaaaatctaattattatttttcttaatatgatttgggggggcttaggaacattttggggtagcttcagcccccctaaaataggcctaacgacgtccctgCCTTGAACGCTAGATGAATGAgtagttgtgtgtatgtgtgtgtgtgtgtgtgtgtgtgtgtgtgtgtgtgtgtgtgtgtgtgtgtgtgtgtgtgcgtgcatgtttaCATTGTGTTTTACAGATGGACGATCTGCGTGGCTGTGTGGGCAGTGTGGTGTGGGCAGACATTGTCAGCAGACTTCAGCAAGAAATGAAAAATGGAGATATCTATGACGAGGTCTTCTCTCAGATCTGGGGAGCTTTAGGTAACCAGACCTGTCTTGCAACCAAATGTTTTGAAGTTGTACTTCAACAAGTTCTAGAACTGGTCTGTGGACAGCAGTGAAGGCAAATCCATCAGGGCATCTACCAAGGTTAtgttctcgctctctctctcgctctctctccctctttctttttggcTTGTTCTTATAGGTGGATGGGCAGTGGTAACCTGTCCATGTGCCGTGGTCTACGCTGTAAAGTTTAATATCAGAGCTGAAAGTCCACGATATTATACAGACATTCTGCTTTCCAAATGTCACACTCTACAATTTCGCCAATGGTTTGGCAACCCACGCCATCCATAGAGTGCCAGAAACTTTCCGGCCGCGTGGTGGCAGGTTGCTTGAACCTACAGAGAGCAATATTTCACGGGCTACCTCAGGTGAACTCAAAGTTACCTTAACATGGCTACATAACAAAAAGAAGGTGCCAAACAGTGATGGACACCCTCTCACTGGGTCATTGGATCGCTACGCTCTTTATGATCGTTTTCATGAAGATAAAACAAAGGACATGAGAGATGTCCTGCGAAAAGTAGAACTGGTTCCAGAGATCTGTGGCTTGGTCAACAGCCAGTCTGCCGGACAGCTTTTCTCCGGGATGAGGCAGAATAACCATTTCCTGAACATGATGACCTCATCTTCACGTTTTCTTAATGAGAAACATTTTGCAGCATTATAACAACAACAAGAATGCTGTAACATGTGAACAATATGTGGCATTCACCAAAAAGTCTAATGCGCAATATCCTTGAGCATCAAAGCAGAAAGCTGAATGAGATGCTGGTTTTGgtgattttcaatttttttgtaatataaaagatatttttttatcttaaggTCCACAATCTACAGACTCCTCCACACTTCGGCAAAGTTTGACCGATGACGACACCCTTGGAGCAGGTACGTCTGTGTTATTCTGGTTGAAGCAGTACGTACTTCATACTTTTATGTATGAATCATTGGTGTTGTACCATGTTGTGTGTTGACAGCTGATAACATTGTGTTAATGTCTTTGCAAACTTATCTTAGGTGCACAACCTCCAGACAACAGTAATGTTTCAGCAGAGCAAGGCCCAAGACCAGTTGAAGAGTTGACCGATGTGGGTCCACAATCTACAGACTCATCCACACTTGCGGACACCCTTGGAGCAGGTATGTCTATATGTTATTGTGGTTGAAGCAGTACATACTTGTTTCATGTATGAATCATTGATGTTGTACCATGTTGTGTGTCGATACATTAATAGCTGTCCAACTGTATAACATTTCACAGAAGTATTGCTTTTGTCCTTCATTAGTGTTCTCCCATTTTGTTTTTCGATATCACTTCAACGACAGGCATGCTGTGTGGATCTCACTGTGCGGATCTCACAAGTGTAGGCTCAATAGAGGTCAAGAGATCGTGCACCGTGATCAAGAACAAGTGGTACTGTGATTGTTGATGGTCATAAAAGAAGACTTTTAAGTGGTCTTTGAAGTTTTAACTAAAAAGTACTTTGTGTTTTACAGCTAGGTTATGTCTCTTATTTGAAATCATGTCTCTTATTTGCACATTGCCTCtacggggtgaaagtcctgtattgtttgaacaCACTTG from Sander vitreus isolate 19-12246 chromosome 2, sanVit1, whole genome shotgun sequence includes the following:
- the LOC144528621 gene encoding uncharacterized protein LOC144528621, giving the protein MDDLRGCVGSVVWADIVSRLQQEMKNGDIYDEVFSQIWGALGPQSTDSSTLRQSLTDDDTLGAGAQPPDNSNVSAEQGPRPVEELTDVGPQSTDSSTLADTLGAGMLCGSHCADLTSVGSIEVKRSCTVIKNKWYCDC